Sequence from the Bos indicus x Bos taurus breed Angus x Brahman F1 hybrid chromosome 16, Bos_hybrid_MaternalHap_v2.0, whole genome shotgun sequence genome:
aaatagctctgaggaactgttctGCCAGGAcatatgctaaaaataaaaatgtagtcaAATGTCAAAGACTACTGATAATCACAAAAAACAGGCATATcaaattaatgattttagtgccttTCTATATATGGGAATATGCAAAAGTCCGGGCTTATTGGCATTACTCTTTACATAAGCATTTTATCAGTCTAGGGCCAGTATCTGAACCACATAATGctttctgttattttctccatCCAGGAAATGGGTGCACCTTGCCACTGCAGTGTCTGATGACTTGATGGCAGGCAGCATTTTTTGTTTACTGGAATGGCAAACATTCCAGTGAATGGAACAGCAAACGGAACAACACCCCTGTCCACAGCATAAACGCAGTGACATAAACCCAAAAAGAAAATCTCACAAATGGGGAAAGATTAGGCCAGTTTATGCTTTCCAGTAGACCCAGCCCTGCCTGGTGGTTTGGGATGAGCGAGCTCTGGGGGAACCCGCCTACCCTCCCCCCAACCTTCTGTGCCCTCACCTGGGTTCTGTGAGCCTGCTCTGAGACTTGCTTCTGTTGCTTACACAGGAGAAACCTGGAGAAACCTCCAGGAGCAGCATGTTGTCTTCCCTCTCCAGGAACAAGTCAGGAAGATAGGTGTGGTAGAGATGGTGCAGCTGGGCCCAGAGCTAGTGCAGAAGGGGCATCGGGGCCTGGACCTGGCTGATAAAACTGGGTCAAGCCTGTTGTGAAGGGCCCGGAAGAACTGAGGCCAGAATGTACTGCACTCTGAATCCCCTGACTTCTGTAATGATTCTGAAACTTACCATTTGCAATAAACCAGACACAGCCTGAAGCAGTCAGAATTAATAAGGTTTCTAGTCTGAATGGACTAAATTCTAGCTCCTGATGCTTTATCAGTTAACGTTATGTGATCTCTATCCAAATCCTTCATCTCAATTCTCCACTCACCTTCTTCCCTTCAGGAAGCTAGTCTTTGGAAAATGGCATCCCATATGAAGAGAGTCCTAGCTTCATTTCCTTTGATTCTTCTTTATAAAccccttgccccccacccccaatgaaATTGGCTTCATCCTCTGAGCTGTAGACAGGGACCAGAATCTCCTGCAGCCTGGAGTATCAGAAGAGTGTGGTGAGGGGGCATGCTATTTGGCTTGGAATAAAGGGATAGTGTCTGACCCCAATCACCCTGATTTGATCACCTCCCACTTCCTCACAGGACTCCTAATGTTGCACTAGAGGAGAGGCAGGAATTAGAGAGGGGAAACCCACAGATTCCAGCTCTATACCCCTGTCTGCTGGCTGTGTTCTGAGTGCTAGGAAAATGAGCATTCTCAGTTAATTGAAAGGGAATGAACCTATTGGGATGGAGTGCAGGAGACTGTGAATAGCACCTATGAACTAGAGCGCAACAGAATGTTGAATGAAATTTCCTGCGTGTCCCCCAAGGATTTCCATAAAATCTTGTCTTTGCCCAGCCAATGAACCAGACATGGCTTCCTTTGTAATGGTGAAATAGGGGTTCAGGCACCTCGTGACCACCAGCAGTGTGGTGCGTCGGATGCTTTGGGAGCCCCATCTGCTTCACAAGCCCTGGCCCTGCAACATGTCTGGACCACCGAGGTGGAAGAGGCTAGAGCATCAGTCATCTCCTCCCTCTATATCACAGACACTCTTCTAGCATccagtctttatttattttttaaaaaaagaaatccaaataagttagcaaaaaaatatacaaaacaatgGCAAAACCACACAATGCTTAGTTAACAAAATTAATCACCCCAGgagcccctgccccccgccccgcaCCTATCCCTGGCAACTTCAGCACAGAGACCTTGGTCAGATGGCAGCTTTACAAacaacacacaaaacaaaacaaaacataaaactacTGGAAGGTTCCCAGGATTCACTGTAAAAGCTTGGCCCCCCCAGTGACTTGGGAACTGGATTATTCCTCTCCCTCATCTCAATTCAGGGCAGGCCCAGCCCAGCCACTGGCATAGGAAGAGATGAACAGGAGATGTGCATGGTTTGTCCAGGTCAAGACACTGTCTTCATATCTCAAGCTATCTTTTCAGGGAGTGGATTTGGAGgctgcataatgatcaaagggcAGCTCCTGAGTTGCCCCCTGACCAGAGGGCTTACACAAGGGGGCACTCTGGTCCCTTGCTTTATCtccctggaaacagaactgccctCTTGCTCTAAGGAGTCAGCTAAGTGAGAGcattctttccctctctgggtgGCAGGTTAACCTTAAGTGGATGAGGAGGGGATAGTCTGGCATTTGTCAGCCCCAGAGCTGGTTTCCTGGCATCAGGAAAGCCTGGCTTAGAAGAGCCCTGCTGCAGAAGTGGTGGCATCTGTGGCCAGCTTGGGGGGCTCTCATGGATGCCCATCCCGGCAGACAATCTCAGTTTGGTATGGTTTCATCTGGGAAGGCCGCAGCGACATCCTCCACTGTGATGCTGTCCACGATGGAGGTGAGGGAGTGCAGATTGTGGGCGTCTGTAGGGTCCGCTGGGAGCAGATGATCTATAAGGAGAAGGTAAGAAGATGTTACCTGGTTGATGAAAGGATCGTATGACCAGAGTCAGGGGCTGAACTCTTTGGAGTAGCACAGGTTTTCCAGGACAGATGGGTGAGAAAAGCTTGGGGTTCTACTCCACAGTCCATGCCTTTCCTAATGCTAGGTgcgcacatgtgtgtatgtgtgtttgaacACCAGTGTGTCCTCTGAAATCCCCGATGTAGTTAGAATTTGGAAGCAACTATTCTGAGGTGGAGCCAGAATAGTGTATCCTGGGAGACTGGAACTGCCCTTTGCTGGCCCAGTTTTGCAGCGTTGACTCAGCAATTCCCAGAGCAGGGACACTGTCCTCTCTGTGGGGAAGGTCAGCCACCAGGCCCCAGCTGGGCTGTTGCAGGAGGCCTAGAAAACTCCTTAGCAGGTCAAAGCTTCAGAGAGGCACAGGGCATTCTAGCCCACTATTTGGGGCCCTAGTTTCAAAAAACTCCTAGAGAGGCTGAGGGAAAAGTACTGGAGCAGGGAataagggaagagggaagaactGCACCTAGAGACAGACTGTGTGATTTGAGTCAAAGTAAGCAGAGTCCTGGTCTCACTTACCCCCTGGGTTGGGGCCAAACTCCAGTGCGCTGCCCCACTGTGGACTGCAGGAGGCGCTATGGGAGCTGCATTCACTGGGCACCTGCAAGACAGAATGGAGGCCCAGGGTTAGGGCACCACCATTCTTGGTAGTGTCTCTTTTGTCCAGTCCCAGTGGACAGAAGAAGTGCCTGTGGTGGGGTTGGAGGGAGGGTCACAAGCTGCAGCCCTCCAGCCTAGCCCACCCCCTATTTCAGAATCTTCAAAATTACCTCTTTTAATTTGGCCACAGAACCCCTGATTCAAGGCCTTTCCCAGCACccatcctggggtggggggtgattcTGCCCCTATAGGGCACCCAGGTTAAGGAGGGCTCTGTGGTTTCCTGACTCTGGGATCGGGGTGAAGGAGGCAGAGTGTCTGGCTCAACTAGACCGACTTCTGCGCAGGCCTGTTGGGGTTCCGTGAGGGAGGCCGAGTGGGTTTCCTCTCTACTGGCCATACCCAGAATGGGGTTGGCTAAGGGGCGAAGCAGTCTTCTGAGGTACACTTGACCTTGCCTTTGAGGCCCTAACACCAGACGCTGGGGTtaaccttcctccccatccagcTGACTCTGGACTTGCTTCTGGACCCCTCCTAAAGGCCTGTGCCACCCCCTCCACATGCCTCTCCTCCCGGTTGCCTTTGTCTTATCTGGAAAGGACACGGGGACACCGGAGGTCAGCTGGGCGGTCCAGCTGTAACAAAGGAAAGGCATCCTGCAGCCTCCTAAGACCCTGCCTGGCTCCTGCTCCAGCCATCTGACTGAGCCCACGATGGGGTCCCCCGAGGCTGTCCAGATGCCCCCTGTGCCCCCTGCCCGGGCAGGCGGGTGAGGTGGCCACTTACCGCCGGCTGGGGTCCGCCCCCGCCTCGGTAGCGCAGGTCGCGCTCCTCCTGGTTGAGGGAGCTGAGCAGGGCCTGCAGGCGCTCTATGTACTGGATGGCGCTGCGCAGGATCTCCACTTTGGGCAGCCTCTGGTTGGGGTTGAGCAGGGTGCTCCTCTTGAGGGCCTCGAAGGCTTCATTCACCTTCTTGAGTCTGCGCTTCTCTCTCAGCGTGGCGGCGCGCCGCCGGTCCACAGACACCGACTTCCTCTTACACACCTTACACGCCCACGGCAGGCACTGGCCCGGGCAGTGCTCCGCAGGCCCCAGACCCTTGTCTTCAAGGGGCACTCGAGCCTCAGGGCTCAGGCTGAGCTCAGCCCGCTCGTAGCCTGGCGGCTCAAAGCCCTGGAGGTGGACAGGCAGGTAGTTCTCCCCGTCATAGAAGTGAGGTTCCTGATAGAAGTAGGGAGAGGTCTCATACAgctccatggggtcagaagagaCTTGTTCCTGCCACCAGCCCCCAAGCTCCTGCGGCCCCTCACGCCAACTGCTGGGTGCCATTTAAACCCTCCCCGCTGGCATGGAACCAGAGATAAATATAGCCAACGCCACAGAAACCTGAGCCCCCCTCTAAGCTGTTGCTGCACATCAAGACGTTTACAGTGGATTAGACGTgattccccttccctctccccctgcACACAccaccccggcccccgccccagCCGGCCTACCCCTAGCTGGCTCCCGTGCACTGGGAGGGAGGCCACGGGTGTAATCTGACTAGTTTTCATTTCTCGACAGCCCCCGTGGGGGCCGGGAAGCTGGGGGAGGACACACATTCTCCCCTCATCTGCTCCTTTCAATTACTCCTAGCTGGGCGGCCTGCCTGCTGCTAGCCTCAAagaagaggggtggggtgggggaaggccaAGGAAGGAGCAGGTTTAGGCTGGAAGGGGCCGTGGGAAGTCAGTCTATTCATCTCCCTGCTTCCTCATAGCGCCTTACCCAGACTGTATTGGTGAGATCAAAATCTTCAAAAGATTCCCTTTCCAGAGGGTGACAGCACTTCAGTTTATGAAAATGTATGGATACTCAGTGTCCAGGGTAAGAAGGATTGGTAGATGGATTCAACTTTTAGGTTTTCAAAGCAATTTTGACATCATATATTTCTTACGTCTCATGTGATTGTGGATAAAATGAGGCAAAGGGAATTTTTCGgtcttgttttctcctttttggtAGGAGTCAGtggaagttttctttttaatacagctGACCAGCGTCAGAGCAGAGATTGGAATTTACAGTCTACACATCACCATCTTCCCCACTGTGGCAAGGTCAAGATcagtcctctgtctcctccctttcTGACTCTGAATCATTTATCTGTCTTCCCATGTCATCTTTTCAACTTGTTTCCTACCCAATTTAGACACCAGGATTTTCCTGGCTCCTTAATGTgggtgaggagggaaggagagaaagcagagacCTTCAAATGCAGTTTAAATATACCCTCTCCTTGACCACTTGGCTGGGTtgctctggtcttcccatctgagccatcagcttTATATATACCACACAGATCTCAAATGTCAGGTGGAGGAGGGACTGCTTAATCTTTGGGCTTCTCAGTCTGTGATCACCTCTCAGCTGAGGCTTTGGGGTCTGAGGGAACAATGATCCCAGTACAGTAGGCAGGCCTCAGAGATCAGCAGCGAACAAGTCTCAGTCTTAGGACTGAAGAATCACAGGGATGCCCAAGGCAGTGTCTCTACCCTTGAGGACCTTCCCATCTAGTAGACCCTGTTGGCCACCTAGTTCTGCTCAACCCCTGATGCCTGAATCCCCTTCCCAGGTAGCCATTGTCCAACATCTGCTGACTTCTTAAGGCAGCCCATTCCACTGATGAGCAGGAAGCCCTTCTGGGTTTTAAACTGCAGCCTGCACCCTGAATCTTCTATCCTTTGATCCCAGTTTTTTTGTCCCCTAAAACACTCTGGACTTAGCCCCATTTCTTCTCAAATGACAGATGAGACTGATATTACAAGTTCCAGCTGGTGGCAAGGATAATAAGAGGAAGAGGAACTGTGCTGGAGTCTTGGGGAAGACTTCACAGGGGAGGTGAGATCTGAATAGAGCTTGAAAAATGCAGCATTCCACCCTCTCTTTGTCTATGGTGAGGAGTAGAAAAATTTTGCTATCCCAAAAATGTGTCCTTTGAGATAAGGAACAGAGATGAGGAGGGTACATagctagacattttttttttaacccaagcATGTTGAGGGGAAGCAACAAGGCCTTAATTTGGGTTTTGGTTTTACTAGTGTGATAAAAAGTGGCAGTATAGGAGCTATGGGTTGTAAACTTTGCTTTGATCCTGACCAGATAGGCTGATAGCTGAGGggttcctgatagctcagttggtaaagaatccgcctgcaatgcaggaggccctggtttgattGCTAGATctagaagatccactggaaaagagaGAAtctaccctcttcagtattcttgggcttccctcatggctcagttggtaaagaatccatctccagtgtgggagacctaagttcgatccctgtattgggaagatcccctgaaaaagggaatggctacccactccagtattctggcctgaagaattccatagactctatagtccatgggatcacatagagtcagacacgactgagcgactttcactttcagataggCTGAAGAAGaatctattaatatttctaacaccccaccaagaaaagaaaaaagaaaacccttgcCTCAGTTTACACTCAAATTCTGAGTGCTGAGAAAAAGAGTGATGTTGAAGTTACTATAGAAACCCAGAAATTGCACTGTTTTGTCCTTTTTGGATCCGGTCTGCCACACTCTTAAACAATGTGACCTCATCCTCTAAAAATGGAAGCAGGAGAATTGAGCTTGTTCTGTGATTATTTCTAGGATCTtaatagactggttccaactgggaaaaggagtacatcaaggctgtatatcatcaccctgcttatataacttatatgaagagtacctcatgaaaatgcagggctggatgaagcataagctggaatcaagattgccgggagaaatatcaataacttcagatctgctgttgacaccacccttatggcagaaagtgaagaaggactaaagagcctcttaacaAAAGttaaagcggagagtgaaaaagttggcttaaagctcaacattcagaaaactaagatcatggcacctggtcccatcacttcatggcaaataaatggggaaacagtggaaacagtggcagactttattttggggggctgcaaaatcactgcagatggtgactgcagccatgaaattaaaagatgcttgctccttggaagaaaagctatgaccaacctagacagcatattaaaaagcagagacattacattgccaacaaaagtccatctagtcaaggctgtggtcatgtatggatgtgagagttggactataaagaaagctgagtgccgaagaattgatgtctttgaactgtggtgctggagaagactcttgagagtcccgtggactgcaaggagatccagccagtccatcctaaaggagatcagtcttgagttttcattggaaggactaatgttgaagctgaaactccaatactttggccacctgattcgaagagctgactcaatggaaaagatgatcctgggaaagattgagggcaggagaaggggatgacagaggatgagatggttggatggtatcaccgactcaatggacatgagcttgggtaaactctgggagttggtgatggacagggaggtctggcatgctgcagtccgtggggttgcaaagggttggacacgactgagcaattgaactgaactatctaGTTGGTGAGTGTGGATACTGTGCAAATGTTAAATTACAGTGCAAGAGAGAGAGATGTTTTAATTCAGCAGTAAACATGGGGTTATGACCTATTGCAAATGAGTGGGTTCATCAAATGAATATTTCAGTTTAtagaaaatcaaaaccaccaaaGGCTGGAGTCTCTGTGGAAGGGGAGGAGATCCCTGGATTGGATCTTGGAGAAATGGTAGGATTTGGATGAGGAGAAGAAGGCAGGGAGATCACTGGGTAGATGAGCGTATATGGAGCTCAGGGTTCAGGTAAGTGGATGACTGGACAAGGCTGCAAAGATGAGAGGAGGCCCACCTGGCAGCAGGGAAGGACTTGAGGCAAGGCGACCACATAGAAGACCATGACAATGACGCAGTGCCAAGTGCTGAAGACCTGCAGAAGCCACTCAGAGATAAGAGGGTGGGTTCGACTGGGAGAGGATGCAagtttcagctggtaaagagatGGTACGTGTGCATGCTAGAGGAATCGTTGCTGTATTAATGAAAGGGCACCTGGCACGTGGAAACACCCCTAAGATGTTCATTCCCTTCCTTGTTGTATCCCCTCCTCCACTCCTGGcctctctctcaggctatttcCTGGTTGTCTTCGTTGTCCCCAGAGGACCAGAACAACAGGAATGAGAGAGGGAAAACATGACCCCACGCCATGTGTGTATACAGTTAttcattcactttttcattcaAAGATTA
This genomic interval carries:
- the MYOG gene encoding myogenin; this encodes MELYETSPYFYQEPHFYDGENYLPVHLQGFEPPGYERAELSLSPEARVPLEDKGLGPAEHCPGQCLPWACKVCKRKSVSVDRRRAATLREKRRLKKVNEAFEALKRSTLLNPNQRLPKVEILRSAIQYIERLQALLSSLNQEERDLRYRGGGGPQPAVPSECSSHSASCSPQWGSALEFGPNPGDHLLPADPTDAHNLHSLTSIVDSITVEDVAAAFPDETIPN